A region of Homo sapiens chromosome 17, GRCh38.p14 Primary Assembly DNA encodes the following proteins:
- the AOC3 gene encoding amine oxidase [copper-containing] 3 isoform X3 codes for MNQKTILVLLILAVITIFALVCVLLVGRGGDGGEPSQLPHCPSVSPSAQPWTHPGQSQLFADLSREELTAVMRFLTQRLGPGLVDAAQARPSDNCVFSVELQLPPKAAALAHLDRGSPPPAREALAIVFFGRQPQPNVSELVVGPLPHPSYMRDVTVERHGGPLPYHRRPVLFQEYLDIDQMIFNRELPQASGLLHHCCFYKHRGRNLVTMTTAPRGLQSGDRATWFGLYYNISGAGFFLHHVGLELLVNHKALDPARWTIQKVFYQGRYYDSLAQLEAQFEAGLVNVVLIPDNGTGGSWSLKSPVPPGPAPPLQFYPQGPRFSVQGSRVASSLWTFSFGLGAFSGPRIFDVRFQGERLVYEISLQEALAIYGGNSPAAMTTRYVDGGFGMGKYTTPLTRGVDCPYLATYVDWHFLLESQAPKTIRDAFCVFEQNQGLPLRRHHSDLYSHYFGGLAETVLVVRSMSTLLNYDYVWDTVFHPSGAIEIRFYATGYISSAFLFGATGKYGNQVSEHTLGTVHTHSAHFKVDLDVAAFCLSAQFCVWPVVVVFWRISLHSTTSLACAGLENWVWAEDMVFVPMAVPWSPEHQLQRLQVTRKLLEMEEQAAFLVGSATPRYLYLASNHSNKWGHPRGYRIQMLSFAGEPLPQNSSMARGFSWERIWWPG; via the exons ATGAACCAGAAGACAATCCTCGTGCTCCTCATTCTGGCCGTCATCACCATCTTTGCCTTGGTTTGTGTCCtgctggtgggcaggggtggagaTGGGGGTGAACCCAGCCAGCTTCCCCATTGCCCCTCTGTATCTCCCAGTGCCCAGCCTTGGACACACCCTGGCCAGAGCCAGCTGTTTGCAGACCTGAGCCGAGAGGAGCTGACGGCTGTGATGCGCTTTCTGACCCAGCGGCTGGGGCCAGGGCTGGTGGATGCAGCCCAGGCCCGGCCCTCGGACAACTGTGTCTTCTCAGTGGAGTTGCAGCTGCCTCCCAAGGCTGCAGCCCTGGCTCACTTGGACAGGGGGAGCCCCCCACCTGCCCGGGAGGCACTGGCCATCGTCTTCTTTGGCAGGCAACCCCAGCCCAACGTGAGTGAGCTGGTGGTGGGGCCACTGCCTCACCCCTCCTACATGCGGGACGTGACTGTGGAGCGTCATGGAGGCCCCCTGCCCTATCACCGACGCCCCGTGCTGTTCCAAGAGTACCTGGACATAGACCAGATGATCTTCAACAGAGAGCTGCCCCAGGCTTCTGGGCTTCTCCACCACTGTTGCTTCTACAAGCACCGGGGACGGAACCTGGTGACAATGACCACGGCTCCCCGTGGTCTGCAATCAGGGGACCGGGCCACCTGGTTTGGCCTCTACTACAACATCTCGGGCGCTGGGTTCTTCCTGCACCACGTGGGCTTGGAGCTGCTAGTGAACCACAAGGCCCTTGACCCTGCCCGCTGGACTATCCAGAAGGTGTTCTATCAAGGCCGCTACTACGACAGCCTGGCCCAGCTGGAGGCCCAGTTTGAGGCCGGCCTGGTGAATGTGGTGCTGATCCCAGACAATGGCACAGGTGGGTCCTGGTCCCTGAAGTCCCCTGTGCCCCCGGGTCCAGCTCCCCCTCTACAGTTCTATCCCCAAGGCCCCCGCTTCAGTGTCCAGGGAAGTCGAGTGGCCTCCTCACTGTGGACTTTCTCCTTTGGCCTCGGAGCATTCAGTGGCCCAAGGATCTTTGACGTTCGCTTCCAAGGAGAAAGACTAGTTTATGAGATAAGCCTCCAAGAGGCCTTGGCCATCTATGGTGGAAATTCCCCAGCAGCAATGACGACCCGCTATGTGGATGGAGGCTTTGGCATGGGCAAGTACACCACGCCCCTGACCCGTGGGGTGGACTGCCCCTACTTGGCCACCTACGTGGACTGGCACTTCCTTTTGGAGTCCCAGGCCCCCAAGACAATACGTGATGCCTTTTGTGTGTTTGAACAGAACCAGGGCCTCCCCCTGCGGCGACACCACTCAGATCTCTACTCGCACTACTTTGGGGGTCTTGCGGAAACGGTGCTGGTCGTCAGATCTATGTCCACCTTGCTCAACTATGACTATGTGTGGGATACGGTCTTCCACCCCAGTGGGGCCATAGAAATACGATTCTATGCCACGGGCTACATCAGCTCGGCATTCCTCTTTGGTGCTACTGGGAAGTACGGGAACCAAGTGTCAGAGCACACCCTGGGCACGGTCCACACCCACAGCGCCCACTTCAAGGTGGATCTGGATGTAGCAG CCTTCTGTTTGTCAGCTCAGTTCTGTGTCTggcctgtggtggtggtgttttggaGGATCTCTTTGCATTCTACCACGTCCCTGGCATGTGCAG GACTGGAGAACTGGGTCTGGGCCGAGGATATGGTCTTTGTCCCCATGGCTGTGCCCTGGAGCCCTGAGCACCAGCTGCAGAGGCTGCAGGTGACCCGGAAGCTGCTGGAGATGGAGGAGCAGGCCGCCTTCCTCGTGGGAAGCGCCACCCCTCGCTACCTGTACCTGGCCAGCAACCACAGCAACAAGTGGGGTCACCCCCGGGGCTACCGCATCCAGATGCTCAGCTTTGCTGGAGAGCCGCTGCCCCAAAACAGCTCCATGGCGAGAGGCTTCAGCTGGGAGAG GATTTGGTGGCCTGGGTGA
- the AOC3 gene encoding amine oxidase [copper-containing] 3 isoform X2, giving the protein MNQKTILVLLILAVITIFALVCVLLVGRGGDGGEPSQLPHCPSVSPSAQPWTHPGQSQLFADLSREELTAVMRFLTQRLGPGLVDAAQARPSDNCVFSVELQLPPKAAALAHLDRGSPPPAREALAIVFFGRQPQPNVSELVVGPLPHPSYMRDVTVERHGGPLPYHRRPVLFQEYLDIDQMIFNRELPQASGLLHHCCFYKHRGRNLVTMTTAPRGLQSGDRATWFGLYYNISGAGFFLHHVGLELLVNHKALDPARWTIQKVFYQGRYYDSLAQLEAQFEAGLVNVVLIPDNGTGGSWSLKSPVPPGPAPPLQFYPQGPRFSVQGSRVASSLWTFSFGLGAFSGPRIFDVRFQGERLVYEISLQEALAIYGGNSPAAMTTRYVDGGFGMGKYTTPLTRGVDCPYLATYVDWHFLLESQAPKTIRDAFCVFEQNQGLPLRRHHSDLYSHYFGGLAETVLVVRSMSTLLNYDYVWDTVFHPSGAIEIRFYATGYISSAFLFGATGKYGNQVSEHTLGTVHTHSAHFKVDLDVAAFCLSAQFCVWPVVVVFWRISLHSTTSLACAGLENWVWAEDMVFVPMAVPWSPEHQLQRLQVTRKLLEMEEQAAFLVGSATPRYLYLASNHSNKWGHPRGYRIQMLSFAGEPLPQNSSMARGFSWERQQDGVNGHGGLTSASLGTSWL; this is encoded by the exons ATGAACCAGAAGACAATCCTCGTGCTCCTCATTCTGGCCGTCATCACCATCTTTGCCTTGGTTTGTGTCCtgctggtgggcaggggtggagaTGGGGGTGAACCCAGCCAGCTTCCCCATTGCCCCTCTGTATCTCCCAGTGCCCAGCCTTGGACACACCCTGGCCAGAGCCAGCTGTTTGCAGACCTGAGCCGAGAGGAGCTGACGGCTGTGATGCGCTTTCTGACCCAGCGGCTGGGGCCAGGGCTGGTGGATGCAGCCCAGGCCCGGCCCTCGGACAACTGTGTCTTCTCAGTGGAGTTGCAGCTGCCTCCCAAGGCTGCAGCCCTGGCTCACTTGGACAGGGGGAGCCCCCCACCTGCCCGGGAGGCACTGGCCATCGTCTTCTTTGGCAGGCAACCCCAGCCCAACGTGAGTGAGCTGGTGGTGGGGCCACTGCCTCACCCCTCCTACATGCGGGACGTGACTGTGGAGCGTCATGGAGGCCCCCTGCCCTATCACCGACGCCCCGTGCTGTTCCAAGAGTACCTGGACATAGACCAGATGATCTTCAACAGAGAGCTGCCCCAGGCTTCTGGGCTTCTCCACCACTGTTGCTTCTACAAGCACCGGGGACGGAACCTGGTGACAATGACCACGGCTCCCCGTGGTCTGCAATCAGGGGACCGGGCCACCTGGTTTGGCCTCTACTACAACATCTCGGGCGCTGGGTTCTTCCTGCACCACGTGGGCTTGGAGCTGCTAGTGAACCACAAGGCCCTTGACCCTGCCCGCTGGACTATCCAGAAGGTGTTCTATCAAGGCCGCTACTACGACAGCCTGGCCCAGCTGGAGGCCCAGTTTGAGGCCGGCCTGGTGAATGTGGTGCTGATCCCAGACAATGGCACAGGTGGGTCCTGGTCCCTGAAGTCCCCTGTGCCCCCGGGTCCAGCTCCCCCTCTACAGTTCTATCCCCAAGGCCCCCGCTTCAGTGTCCAGGGAAGTCGAGTGGCCTCCTCACTGTGGACTTTCTCCTTTGGCCTCGGAGCATTCAGTGGCCCAAGGATCTTTGACGTTCGCTTCCAAGGAGAAAGACTAGTTTATGAGATAAGCCTCCAAGAGGCCTTGGCCATCTATGGTGGAAATTCCCCAGCAGCAATGACGACCCGCTATGTGGATGGAGGCTTTGGCATGGGCAAGTACACCACGCCCCTGACCCGTGGGGTGGACTGCCCCTACTTGGCCACCTACGTGGACTGGCACTTCCTTTTGGAGTCCCAGGCCCCCAAGACAATACGTGATGCCTTTTGTGTGTTTGAACAGAACCAGGGCCTCCCCCTGCGGCGACACCACTCAGATCTCTACTCGCACTACTTTGGGGGTCTTGCGGAAACGGTGCTGGTCGTCAGATCTATGTCCACCTTGCTCAACTATGACTATGTGTGGGATACGGTCTTCCACCCCAGTGGGGCCATAGAAATACGATTCTATGCCACGGGCTACATCAGCTCGGCATTCCTCTTTGGTGCTACTGGGAAGTACGGGAACCAAGTGTCAGAGCACACCCTGGGCACGGTCCACACCCACAGCGCCCACTTCAAGGTGGATCTGGATGTAGCAG CCTTCTGTTTGTCAGCTCAGTTCTGTGTCTggcctgtggtggtggtgttttggaGGATCTCTTTGCATTCTACCACGTCCCTGGCATGTGCAG GACTGGAGAACTGGGTCTGGGCCGAGGATATGGTCTTTGTCCCCATGGCTGTGCCCTGGAGCCCTGAGCACCAGCTGCAGAGGCTGCAGGTGACCCGGAAGCTGCTGGAGATGGAGGAGCAGGCCGCCTTCCTCGTGGGAAGCGCCACCCCTCGCTACCTGTACCTGGCCAGCAACCACAGCAACAAGTGGGGTCACCCCCGGGGCTACCGCATCCAGATGCTCAGCTTTGCTGGAGAGCCGCTGCCCCAAAACAGCTCCATGGCGAGAGGCTTCAGCTGGGAGAG GCAGCAGGATGGGGTCAATGGCCATGGAGGCCTGACCAGTGCCTCCCTAGGTACCAGCTGGCTGTGA
- the AOC3 gene encoding amine oxidase [copper-containing] 3 isoform 1 (isoform 1 is encoded by transcript variant 1): MNQKTILVLLILAVITIFALVCVLLVGRGGDGGEPSQLPHCPSVSPSAQPWTHPGQSQLFADLSREELTAVMRFLTQRLGPGLVDAAQARPSDNCVFSVELQLPPKAAALAHLDRGSPPPAREALAIVFFGRQPQPNVSELVVGPLPHPSYMRDVTVERHGGPLPYHRRPVLFQEYLDIDQMIFNRELPQASGLLHHCCFYKHRGRNLVTMTTAPRGLQSGDRATWFGLYYNISGAGFFLHHVGLELLVNHKALDPARWTIQKVFYQGRYYDSLAQLEAQFEAGLVNVVLIPDNGTGGSWSLKSPVPPGPAPPLQFYPQGPRFSVQGSRVASSLWTFSFGLGAFSGPRIFDVRFQGERLVYEISLQEALAIYGGNSPAAMTTRYVDGGFGMGKYTTPLTRGVDCPYLATYVDWHFLLESQAPKTIRDAFCVFEQNQGLPLRRHHSDLYSHYFGGLAETVLVVRSMSTLLNYDYVWDTVFHPSGAIEIRFYATGYISSAFLFGATGKYGNQVSEHTLGTVHTHSAHFKVDLDVAGLENWVWAEDMVFVPMAVPWSPEHQLQRLQVTRKLLEMEEQAAFLVGSATPRYLYLASNHSNKWGHPRGYRIQMLSFAGEPLPQNSSMARGFSWERYQLAVTQRKEEEPSSSSVFNQNDPWAPTVDFSDFINNETIAGKDLVAWVTAGFLHIPHAEDIPNTVTVGNGVGFFLRPYNFFDEDPSFYSADSIYFRGDQDAGACEVNPLACLPQAAACAPDLPAFSHGGFSHN; the protein is encoded by the exons ATGAACCAGAAGACAATCCTCGTGCTCCTCATTCTGGCCGTCATCACCATCTTTGCCTTGGTTTGTGTCCtgctggtgggcaggggtggagaTGGGGGTGAACCCAGCCAGCTTCCCCATTGCCCCTCTGTATCTCCCAGTGCCCAGCCTTGGACACACCCTGGCCAGAGCCAGCTGTTTGCAGACCTGAGCCGAGAGGAGCTGACGGCTGTGATGCGCTTTCTGACCCAGCGGCTGGGGCCAGGGCTGGTGGATGCAGCCCAGGCCCGGCCCTCGGACAACTGTGTCTTCTCAGTGGAGTTGCAGCTGCCTCCCAAGGCTGCAGCCCTGGCTCACTTGGACAGGGGGAGCCCCCCACCTGCCCGGGAGGCACTGGCCATCGTCTTCTTTGGCAGGCAACCCCAGCCCAACGTGAGTGAGCTGGTGGTGGGGCCACTGCCTCACCCCTCCTACATGCGGGACGTGACTGTGGAGCGTCATGGAGGCCCCCTGCCCTATCACCGACGCCCCGTGCTGTTCCAAGAGTACCTGGACATAGACCAGATGATCTTCAACAGAGAGCTGCCCCAGGCTTCTGGGCTTCTCCACCACTGTTGCTTCTACAAGCACCGGGGACGGAACCTGGTGACAATGACCACGGCTCCCCGTGGTCTGCAATCAGGGGACCGGGCCACCTGGTTTGGCCTCTACTACAACATCTCGGGCGCTGGGTTCTTCCTGCACCACGTGGGCTTGGAGCTGCTAGTGAACCACAAGGCCCTTGACCCTGCCCGCTGGACTATCCAGAAGGTGTTCTATCAAGGCCGCTACTACGACAGCCTGGCCCAGCTGGAGGCCCAGTTTGAGGCCGGCCTGGTGAATGTGGTGCTGATCCCAGACAATGGCACAGGTGGGTCCTGGTCCCTGAAGTCCCCTGTGCCCCCGGGTCCAGCTCCCCCTCTACAGTTCTATCCCCAAGGCCCCCGCTTCAGTGTCCAGGGAAGTCGAGTGGCCTCCTCACTGTGGACTTTCTCCTTTGGCCTCGGAGCATTCAGTGGCCCAAGGATCTTTGACGTTCGCTTCCAAGGAGAAAGACTAGTTTATGAGATAAGCCTCCAAGAGGCCTTGGCCATCTATGGTGGAAATTCCCCAGCAGCAATGACGACCCGCTATGTGGATGGAGGCTTTGGCATGGGCAAGTACACCACGCCCCTGACCCGTGGGGTGGACTGCCCCTACTTGGCCACCTACGTGGACTGGCACTTCCTTTTGGAGTCCCAGGCCCCCAAGACAATACGTGATGCCTTTTGTGTGTTTGAACAGAACCAGGGCCTCCCCCTGCGGCGACACCACTCAGATCTCTACTCGCACTACTTTGGGGGTCTTGCGGAAACGGTGCTGGTCGTCAGATCTATGTCCACCTTGCTCAACTATGACTATGTGTGGGATACGGTCTTCCACCCCAGTGGGGCCATAGAAATACGATTCTATGCCACGGGCTACATCAGCTCGGCATTCCTCTTTGGTGCTACTGGGAAGTACGGGAACCAAGTGTCAGAGCACACCCTGGGCACGGTCCACACCCACAGCGCCCACTTCAAGGTGGATCTGGATGTAGCAG GACTGGAGAACTGGGTCTGGGCCGAGGATATGGTCTTTGTCCCCATGGCTGTGCCCTGGAGCCCTGAGCACCAGCTGCAGAGGCTGCAGGTGACCCGGAAGCTGCTGGAGATGGAGGAGCAGGCCGCCTTCCTCGTGGGAAGCGCCACCCCTCGCTACCTGTACCTGGCCAGCAACCACAGCAACAAGTGGGGTCACCCCCGGGGCTACCGCATCCAGATGCTCAGCTTTGCTGGAGAGCCGCTGCCCCAAAACAGCTCCATGGCGAGAGGCTTCAGCTGGGAGAG GTACCAGCTGGCTGTGACCCAGCGGAAGGAGGAGGAGCCCAGTAGCAGCAGCGTTTTCAATCAGAATGACCCTTGGGCCCCCACTGTGGATTTCAGTGACTTCATCAACAATGAGACCATTGCTGGAAAG GATTTGGTGGCCTGGGTGACAGCTGGTTTTCTGCATATCCCACATGCAGAGGACATTCCTAACACAGTGACTGTGGGGAACGGCGTGGGCTTCTTCCTCCGACCCTATAACTTCTTTGACGAAGACCCCTCCTTCTACTCTGCCGACTCCATCTACTTCCGAGGGGACCAGGATGCTGGGGCCTGCGAGGTCAACCCCCTAGCTTGCCTGCCCCAGGCTGCTGCCTGTGCCCCCGACCTCCCTGCCTTCTCCCACGGGGGCTTCTCTCACAACTAG
- the AOC3 gene encoding amine oxidase [copper-containing] 3 isoform X4: MNQKTILVLLILAVITIFALVCVLLVGRGGDGGEPSQLPHCPSVSPSAQPWTHPGQSQLFADLSREELTAVMRFLTQRLGPGLVDAAQARPSDNCVFSVELQLPPKAAALAHLDRGSPPPAREALAIVFFGRQPQPNVSELVVGPLPHPSYMRDVTVERHGGPLPYHRRPVLFQEYLDIDQMIFNRELPQASGLLHHCCFYKHRGRNLVTMTTAPRGLQSGDRATWFGLYYNISGAGFFLHHVGLELLVNHKALDPARWTIQKVFYQGRYYDSLAQLEAQFEAGLVNVVLIPDNGTGGSWSLKSPVPPGPAPPLQFYPQGPRFSVQGSRVASSLWTFSFGLGAFSGPRIFDVRFQGERLVYEISLQEALAIYGGNSPAAMTTRYVDGGFGMGKYTTPLTRGVDCPYLATYVDWHFLLESQAPKTIRDAFCVFEQNQGLPLRRHHSDLYSHYFGGLAETVLVVRSMSTLLNYDYVWDTVFHPSGAIEIRFYATGYISSAFLFGATGKYGNQVSEHTLGTVHTHSAHFKVDLDVAAFCLSAQFCVWPVVVVFWRISLHSTTSLACAGQAEKLPGRAPFSCLQLYSCDPEVA; the protein is encoded by the exons ATGAACCAGAAGACAATCCTCGTGCTCCTCATTCTGGCCGTCATCACCATCTTTGCCTTGGTTTGTGTCCtgctggtgggcaggggtggagaTGGGGGTGAACCCAGCCAGCTTCCCCATTGCCCCTCTGTATCTCCCAGTGCCCAGCCTTGGACACACCCTGGCCAGAGCCAGCTGTTTGCAGACCTGAGCCGAGAGGAGCTGACGGCTGTGATGCGCTTTCTGACCCAGCGGCTGGGGCCAGGGCTGGTGGATGCAGCCCAGGCCCGGCCCTCGGACAACTGTGTCTTCTCAGTGGAGTTGCAGCTGCCTCCCAAGGCTGCAGCCCTGGCTCACTTGGACAGGGGGAGCCCCCCACCTGCCCGGGAGGCACTGGCCATCGTCTTCTTTGGCAGGCAACCCCAGCCCAACGTGAGTGAGCTGGTGGTGGGGCCACTGCCTCACCCCTCCTACATGCGGGACGTGACTGTGGAGCGTCATGGAGGCCCCCTGCCCTATCACCGACGCCCCGTGCTGTTCCAAGAGTACCTGGACATAGACCAGATGATCTTCAACAGAGAGCTGCCCCAGGCTTCTGGGCTTCTCCACCACTGTTGCTTCTACAAGCACCGGGGACGGAACCTGGTGACAATGACCACGGCTCCCCGTGGTCTGCAATCAGGGGACCGGGCCACCTGGTTTGGCCTCTACTACAACATCTCGGGCGCTGGGTTCTTCCTGCACCACGTGGGCTTGGAGCTGCTAGTGAACCACAAGGCCCTTGACCCTGCCCGCTGGACTATCCAGAAGGTGTTCTATCAAGGCCGCTACTACGACAGCCTGGCCCAGCTGGAGGCCCAGTTTGAGGCCGGCCTGGTGAATGTGGTGCTGATCCCAGACAATGGCACAGGTGGGTCCTGGTCCCTGAAGTCCCCTGTGCCCCCGGGTCCAGCTCCCCCTCTACAGTTCTATCCCCAAGGCCCCCGCTTCAGTGTCCAGGGAAGTCGAGTGGCCTCCTCACTGTGGACTTTCTCCTTTGGCCTCGGAGCATTCAGTGGCCCAAGGATCTTTGACGTTCGCTTCCAAGGAGAAAGACTAGTTTATGAGATAAGCCTCCAAGAGGCCTTGGCCATCTATGGTGGAAATTCCCCAGCAGCAATGACGACCCGCTATGTGGATGGAGGCTTTGGCATGGGCAAGTACACCACGCCCCTGACCCGTGGGGTGGACTGCCCCTACTTGGCCACCTACGTGGACTGGCACTTCCTTTTGGAGTCCCAGGCCCCCAAGACAATACGTGATGCCTTTTGTGTGTTTGAACAGAACCAGGGCCTCCCCCTGCGGCGACACCACTCAGATCTCTACTCGCACTACTTTGGGGGTCTTGCGGAAACGGTGCTGGTCGTCAGATCTATGTCCACCTTGCTCAACTATGACTATGTGTGGGATACGGTCTTCCACCCCAGTGGGGCCATAGAAATACGATTCTATGCCACGGGCTACATCAGCTCGGCATTCCTCTTTGGTGCTACTGGGAAGTACGGGAACCAAGTGTCAGAGCACACCCTGGGCACGGTCCACACCCACAGCGCCCACTTCAAGGTGGATCTGGATGTAGCAG CCTTCTGTTTGTCAGCTCAGTTCTGTGTCTggcctgtggtggtggtgttttggaGGATCTCTTTGCATTCTACCACGTCCCTGGCATGTGCAG GCCAGGCTGAAAAGTTGCCCGGAAGGGCCCCCTTTTCCTGCCTGCAACTGTATTCCTGTGATCCGGAAGTTGCCTAG
- the AOC3 gene encoding amine oxidase [copper-containing] 3 isoform X1, whose protein sequence is MNQKTILVLLILAVITIFALVCVLLVGRGGDGGEPSQLPHCPSVSPSAQPWTHPGQSQLFADLSREELTAVMRFLTQRLGPGLVDAAQARPSDNCVFSVELQLPPKAAALAHLDRGSPPPAREALAIVFFGRQPQPNVSELVVGPLPHPSYMRDVTVERHGGPLPYHRRPVLFQEYLDIDQMIFNRELPQASGLLHHCCFYKHRGRNLVTMTTAPRGLQSGDRATWFGLYYNISGAGFFLHHVGLELLVNHKALDPARWTIQKVFYQGRYYDSLAQLEAQFEAGLVNVVLIPDNGTGGSWSLKSPVPPGPAPPLQFYPQGPRFSVQGSRVASSLWTFSFGLGAFSGPRIFDVRFQGERLVYEISLQEALAIYGGNSPAAMTTRYVDGGFGMGKYTTPLTRGVDCPYLATYVDWHFLLESQAPKTIRDAFCVFEQNQGLPLRRHHSDLYSHYFGGLAETVLVVRSMSTLLNYDYVWDTVFHPSGAIEIRFYATGYISSAFLFGATGKYGNQVSEHTLGTVHTHSAHFKVDLDVAAFCLSAQFCVWPVVVVFWRISLHSTTSLACAGLENWVWAEDMVFVPMAVPWSPEHQLQRLQVTRKLLEMEEQAAFLVGSATPRYLYLASNHSNKWGHPRGYRIQMLSFAGEPLPQNSSMARGFSWERYQLAVTQRKEEEPSSSSVFNQNDPWAPTVDFSDFINNETIAGKDLVAWVTAGFLHIPHAEDIPNTVTVGNGVGFFLRPYNFFDEDPSFYSADSIYFRGDQDAGACEVNPLACLPQAAACAPDLPAFSHGGFSHN, encoded by the exons ATGAACCAGAAGACAATCCTCGTGCTCCTCATTCTGGCCGTCATCACCATCTTTGCCTTGGTTTGTGTCCtgctggtgggcaggggtggagaTGGGGGTGAACCCAGCCAGCTTCCCCATTGCCCCTCTGTATCTCCCAGTGCCCAGCCTTGGACACACCCTGGCCAGAGCCAGCTGTTTGCAGACCTGAGCCGAGAGGAGCTGACGGCTGTGATGCGCTTTCTGACCCAGCGGCTGGGGCCAGGGCTGGTGGATGCAGCCCAGGCCCGGCCCTCGGACAACTGTGTCTTCTCAGTGGAGTTGCAGCTGCCTCCCAAGGCTGCAGCCCTGGCTCACTTGGACAGGGGGAGCCCCCCACCTGCCCGGGAGGCACTGGCCATCGTCTTCTTTGGCAGGCAACCCCAGCCCAACGTGAGTGAGCTGGTGGTGGGGCCACTGCCTCACCCCTCCTACATGCGGGACGTGACTGTGGAGCGTCATGGAGGCCCCCTGCCCTATCACCGACGCCCCGTGCTGTTCCAAGAGTACCTGGACATAGACCAGATGATCTTCAACAGAGAGCTGCCCCAGGCTTCTGGGCTTCTCCACCACTGTTGCTTCTACAAGCACCGGGGACGGAACCTGGTGACAATGACCACGGCTCCCCGTGGTCTGCAATCAGGGGACCGGGCCACCTGGTTTGGCCTCTACTACAACATCTCGGGCGCTGGGTTCTTCCTGCACCACGTGGGCTTGGAGCTGCTAGTGAACCACAAGGCCCTTGACCCTGCCCGCTGGACTATCCAGAAGGTGTTCTATCAAGGCCGCTACTACGACAGCCTGGCCCAGCTGGAGGCCCAGTTTGAGGCCGGCCTGGTGAATGTGGTGCTGATCCCAGACAATGGCACAGGTGGGTCCTGGTCCCTGAAGTCCCCTGTGCCCCCGGGTCCAGCTCCCCCTCTACAGTTCTATCCCCAAGGCCCCCGCTTCAGTGTCCAGGGAAGTCGAGTGGCCTCCTCACTGTGGACTTTCTCCTTTGGCCTCGGAGCATTCAGTGGCCCAAGGATCTTTGACGTTCGCTTCCAAGGAGAAAGACTAGTTTATGAGATAAGCCTCCAAGAGGCCTTGGCCATCTATGGTGGAAATTCCCCAGCAGCAATGACGACCCGCTATGTGGATGGAGGCTTTGGCATGGGCAAGTACACCACGCCCCTGACCCGTGGGGTGGACTGCCCCTACTTGGCCACCTACGTGGACTGGCACTTCCTTTTGGAGTCCCAGGCCCCCAAGACAATACGTGATGCCTTTTGTGTGTTTGAACAGAACCAGGGCCTCCCCCTGCGGCGACACCACTCAGATCTCTACTCGCACTACTTTGGGGGTCTTGCGGAAACGGTGCTGGTCGTCAGATCTATGTCCACCTTGCTCAACTATGACTATGTGTGGGATACGGTCTTCCACCCCAGTGGGGCCATAGAAATACGATTCTATGCCACGGGCTACATCAGCTCGGCATTCCTCTTTGGTGCTACTGGGAAGTACGGGAACCAAGTGTCAGAGCACACCCTGGGCACGGTCCACACCCACAGCGCCCACTTCAAGGTGGATCTGGATGTAGCAG CCTTCTGTTTGTCAGCTCAGTTCTGTGTCTggcctgtggtggtggtgttttggaGGATCTCTTTGCATTCTACCACGTCCCTGGCATGTGCAG GACTGGAGAACTGGGTCTGGGCCGAGGATATGGTCTTTGTCCCCATGGCTGTGCCCTGGAGCCCTGAGCACCAGCTGCAGAGGCTGCAGGTGACCCGGAAGCTGCTGGAGATGGAGGAGCAGGCCGCCTTCCTCGTGGGAAGCGCCACCCCTCGCTACCTGTACCTGGCCAGCAACCACAGCAACAAGTGGGGTCACCCCCGGGGCTACCGCATCCAGATGCTCAGCTTTGCTGGAGAGCCGCTGCCCCAAAACAGCTCCATGGCGAGAGGCTTCAGCTGGGAGAG GTACCAGCTGGCTGTGACCCAGCGGAAGGAGGAGGAGCCCAGTAGCAGCAGCGTTTTCAATCAGAATGACCCTTGGGCCCCCACTGTGGATTTCAGTGACTTCATCAACAATGAGACCATTGCTGGAAAG GATTTGGTGGCCTGGGTGACAGCTGGTTTTCTGCATATCCCACATGCAGAGGACATTCCTAACACAGTGACTGTGGGGAACGGCGTGGGCTTCTTCCTCCGACCCTATAACTTCTTTGACGAAGACCCCTCCTTCTACTCTGCCGACTCCATCTACTTCCGAGGGGACCAGGATGCTGGGGCCTGCGAGGTCAACCCCCTAGCTTGCCTGCCCCAGGCTGCTGCCTGTGCCCCCGACCTCCCTGCCTTCTCCCACGGGGGCTTCTCTCACAACTAG